Within the Pseudomonas chlororaphis subsp. aurantiaca genome, the region CGGGCTATGTGCTGGGCCGGATGGGCGGCGGTGACGTGAAACTCCTGGCGGCCCTGGGGCTGGCGTCCGACCCCTTGCACCTGCTGGGTACCTTCATCGGTGCCGCGTTGGCCAGCGGCCTGTGGTGGCTGCTTGCGCCCAGGCTGTTGCCCGCTCTCGACCAGCCGCTGGCAAGGCCCTTGCGCCACCTCGATCCGCGGCAGGGGCAAAAGTACGCCTTTGCCCCTTTTGTCCTTGTCGGCATGGCCCTGACCCTGCTGTGGATCCGCTAGTCGTCGTGCCATCTATCTCTATGTACATAGTCGGAAAGTAGTCTACGTTTATCCTGTACCTGCCCGAAGTGGACGCGGCAGGGCAGGAGCATTCGTCTTGGGCTTGCCAGGCATGGAGTTGCGCGTGAACAAGCTTGTATCCCGCATCAAAGTACTCGTGGTCGACGACCAGTCGCTGATAGTCGAAGAGCTTTGCGAGTTTCTTGAAGGCAGCGGTTATCGTTGCGTCCCTTGTGAGTCCAGCCGTCAGGCGATCCAGCAGTTCAATGAAGATGCCGAAATCGGCCTGGTACTGTGCGACCTGCGCATGCCCGATCTCGATGGCATCCAGTTGGTGCAGGAACTGCAGCGCATCGCCGGCAAGCATCGGGTCTTCGAAGCCATCATGCTCACCGGCCAGGCCGACAAGCAGGATGTGATCAAGGCCTTGCGCGCCGGCATCGCCGACTACTACCAGAAACCGATCGACCTCGATGAACTGCTGGTCGGCCTGCAACGCCAGGAAGCGACCTTGCAGGAGCGGCAGAAAAACCTGCAGCTGGGGCATCTGAACCAGAAGCTGCAATTCCTTTCCGAATCCATCGACGACCTTTACCAGGATCTGGACAAAGTGCGTCGCGCGCCACTCGCACCACCGACGACGCAGGCGTCGGACAAGGGCGGCGGCGAGGGGGAGCAGAGCGAAATCCCGGCGATCTTCAGCCAGCTGTCGCCCCGGCAACTGGATGTGGCTCGCCTGGTGGGCAAGGGGCAGACCAACTACCAGATCGCCTGTGAACTGGGGATCACGGAAAACACCGTGAAGCTCTATGTGTCCCAGGTGCTGCGCCTGACCCATATGCACAATCGCACCCAATTGGCGTTGGCGCTGGCACCCAGCAAC harbors:
- a CDS encoding prepilin peptidase, yielding MQHWILLAWLGLCAVQDVRQRHLANGLTLGVALLALGYLLWAGNTWLGADAVEGGRALLLALLLTVPGYVLGRMGGGDVKLLAALGLASDPLHLLGTFIGAALASGLWWLLAPRLLPALDQPLARPLRHLDPRQGQKYAFAPFVLVGMALTLLWIR
- a CDS encoding response regulator transcription factor, with the protein product MNKLVSRIKVLVVDDQSLIVEELCEFLEGSGYRCVPCESSRQAIQQFNEDAEIGLVLCDLRMPDLDGIQLVQELQRIAGKHRVFEAIMLTGQADKQDVIKALRAGIADYYQKPIDLDELLVGLQRQEATLQERQKNLQLGHLNQKLQFLSESIDDLYQDLDKVRRAPLAPPTTQASDKGGGEGEQSEIPAIFSQLSPRQLDVARLVGKGQTNYQIACELGITENTVKLYVSQVLRLTHMHNRTQLALALAPSNSGLRQRVTAH